Part of the Amycolatopsis sp. 195334CR genome is shown below.
CGGACCGCGACCGGCCAACGCCCCAGAACCGCGTCGTACGCGGCGAGGAATTCCTCCACCCGACCATCATGCCCGCGAACTCGAGCCCTGGTCAGGGCCCACTCGGCGGAGACCTGTTTCACATCCTGCAACTTTGCAGGCTCTGCAAAATTCTTGCTACCTTGGTCGCATGAACCAGCCCACCGGCCTGCGTGAGCGCAAGAAGCACGCCACGCACCGCACCCTGGCCGCCGCCGCGGTCCGGCTCGCCGCCGCGCACGGGCTCGACCACGTCACCGTCGAGGACATCGCGGGGGAAGCCGGGGTCTCGCCGCGGACCTTCTTCAACTACTTCGCGTCCAAGGAGGACGCGGTGCTGATGCCCTACCCGGACACCGAGGAGCGCACCCGCCGCTCGGTGGAGCGGTTCCTGGCCATGCCCGCCCACCTGTCCGCGCTGGCGGCGCTGGTCACGGCGATCCGCCCGGACATCGAGCTGGTCGAGGCCGACCGCGAGGAGTGGCTGGCGCGGATGTCGGTGATCGAGGCCAACCCGGCGCTGGTCTCGCGGGTGATGGCGTCGCAGGCCGACTCCAACCGGGCGCTGGTCGCCGCGATCGCCGAGCGCACCGGGCAGGACGCCGAGAAGGACCTGTTCCCCAGCCTGCTCTTCGGCGCGGTGGCCAACGCCATGCAGGTCTCGGTGCGCCGCTGGCACGCCGTCGGCGGCGAGGAGCCGCTCACCGAGTTCATCGACCAGGCCTGCGCGGTGCTCACCGCCGGGCTGCCGGATCCCGGCAAGCACTGATTTCCCGTCCGCGAGGACGGCCGTAAGCACCGAACCAAGGGGGTTTTGTGTCTGTAACCGCTGAGCCGGTGGAGTCGGACTCCATGGGCAGAAAGCAGGTCCTGGAGGCGTTCTCCGGGCTGCTGATGGGCATGTTCGTCGCCATCCTGGCGTCGACGGTGGTGGCCAACGCGCTGCCGAAGATCGTTTCCGAACTCGGCGGCTCCCAGTCGTCGTACACCTGGGTGGTCACCACCGAGCTGCTCGCGATGACCGCGACCGTTCCGCTGTGGGGCAAGCTCGCCGACCTGTACAACAAGAAGCTGCTCGTCCAGCTCTCCCTCGCGCTGTTCGTGCTGGGTTCGCTGGTCGCCGGGTTCTCGCAGAGCATCGAGGTGCTGATCGCGAGCCGGATCGCGCAGGGCATCGGGGCCGGTGGCCTGACCGCGCTGGCGCCGATCATCCTCGCGCTCATCGTCTCGCCGCGTGAGCTGGGCAAGTACTCGGGCATCTTCGGCGCGGTGTTCGCCGTGGGCACGGTGGCCGGGCCGCTGATCGGCGGCGTGCTGGTGGACACCTCGTGGCTGGGCTGGCGCTGGTGCTTCTTCCTCGGGGTGCCGCTGGCGATCGCGGCGATCCTGCTGCTGCAGCGCACGCTGAACCTGCCGACCGTGCGCAAGGAAGTCAAGATCGACTACCTGGGCGCGGCGCTGATCATGTCCGGGGTGTCCGTGCTGCTGGTGTGGACTTCGCTGGCGGGCAACCAGTTCGACTGGTGGTCGGGCTGGACGGTGGCGATGGTCGGCGGTGGCCTGGCGATCCTGGCGGCGGCGGTCTTCGTCGAGTCGAAGGTGCCCGAGCCGATCGTGCCGCTGAGCCTGTTCCGCAACCGGACGGTGGCGCTCACCACCACGGCCAGCTTCCTGGTCGGCATGGCGATGTTCGCCGGCACGGTGTTCCTGTCGCAGTACTTCCAGCTGTCGCTGGGCAAAACGCCGACCGAGGCCGGGCTGATGAGCCTGCCGCTGATCTTCGGCCTGCTCATCTCGTCGACCGTGTCCGGTCAGCTGATCAGCCGGACCGGGGTGTGGAAGCGGTACGTGCTCACCGGTGGTGTGCTGATGGTGGCCGGGCTGCTGCTGCTCGGCACGATCGGCGCGGGCACCTCGGTGCTCCTGCTCAGCGTGTACATGCTGGTGCTCGGCGCCGGGCTCGGCATGTTGATGCAGAACCTGGTGCTGGTGGCGCAGAACGACGTGCCCGCGCACGAACTCGGCACGGCCACCTCCACGCTGTCGTTCTTCCGCAGCCTTGGCGGCTCGATCGGGGTCAGCGCGCTGGGCGCGGTGCTGGCGAACCGGGTGACCACGCTCACCGCGGAGGGCCTCGGCCCGATGGCGGCGGGCGCGGGCTCCGGTGAGGGCGGCGGGCACGGTTCGGTGCCGGACCTGTCCACCCTGCCCGAGCCGATCGCCGCGGTGATCCGGGACGCGTACGGCGCGGCCACCAGCGAGATCTTCCTGATCGGCGCGCCGATCGCGGTGCTCGCGGTGCTGGTCACCGTGTTCATCAAGCAGATCCCGCTGAAGACCGAAAGCGGCGCGCAGCGCCTCGCGGCCGAGGACGCGGTCGCCCATTAAGGTGCGGCTGTGACCGAACAGTTCAGCATCGAGACCCCGGCCGGATCCTTCGACGCGATCGCGGCCGGGCCGCCCGATGGCCGTCCGGTCCTGCTGCTGCACGGGTTCCCCGAGGCGTCGCTCACCTGGGAGCACCAGGTGGGCGCGCTCGGGGCGGCCGGTTTCCGCGCGGTGGCGCCGGACCAGCGCGGCTACTCCCCCGGCGTCCGGCCGGAGCAGGCCAGCGAGTACTCGATCGACGACCTGGTCGGCGACGTGCTGGCGATGGCGGAAGCGCTGGGCTGGCGCCGGTTCGACCTGGTCGGGCACGACTGGGGTGCGGCCGTCGCGTGGTGGACCGCCGACGCCCATCCGGACCGCCTCCGCACGCTGAGCGCGGTCTCCACCCCGCATCCCGCCGCGCTGGCGGCCGCCATGAAGACCGATGAGGACCAGCACCTGCGCTCGGCGTACATGACCGAATGGCGGCAGACCCGCGTCACCGAGCGCCGGATGCTGGACAACAACGCCGAGGCGTTGCGCCGGATGTTCGAGTGGAAGGTGCCGCCGAGCCGGGTCGAGGAGTACGTCCAGCGGCTGTCCGAACCGGGCGCGCTGACCGCCGCGCTGAACTGGTACCGCGCCGGCCGTCCCGGCGGGAAGATCGGCAAGATCAGCGTTCCGACGCTCTACGTGTGGAGCACCGAGGACGTGGCGTTCGGCTCGACGGCCGCGCTGGACACGGAGAACTGGGTCAGCGCGGCCTACCGCTTCGAAATGTTCGAGGACGTTTCGCACTGGGTGCCCGAAGAGGCGCCGGAGGCGCTCGCCACCGTCCTGCTTGAACACCTTTCCGCGCATTAGGCTCGCGCCCATGCGACTCATCGTGATGCGGCACGCGAAATCCGCTTGGCCCGACGGGATCGCGGACTTCGACCGCCCGCTGGCCGAACGCGGGCTGCGCGACGCGCCCGCCGCCGGCCGCTGGATCCGGGAGAACGGCCCGGCGCCCGAGGTGGTGGTGTGCTCCCCGGCCGTCCGGGCCCGCACCACCGCGGACCTGGTCACCACCGAACTCGCCGCGCAGCCGGAGACGCGGCACGACGAACGCCTCTACGGCGAACCGGTCGAGACCGTGGTCGAGGTGATCCGCGACCTCCCCGCCGTCGAGACGGTGCTGCTCGTCGGCCACAACCCGATCCTCGAGGACCTGGTGGCGTTGCTCACCGGCGTCACCGTCGAGATGAAGACCTCGACCGTCGCGGTGCTGACCGGCGACCGCCCGTGGGCCGAGGCCGGTTCCGGCTGGGCGAAGCTGGACACGGTCACCACCCCGCGCGGGGTCAGCCCAGCGTGATCAGCGCGATCGCGGCGACGGCACCGAGCAGTCCCGCGGTCTGCGTCCGGTTGACGCGCTCGCCGAGGAAAACCATCGCCAGCACCACCGGAATGGCCGGGTAGAGCGCGGACAGCACGGTCGCCATCGCGACGAGTTGCTGTTGCGTGGCGTACCAGTAGAGCAGGAGTGCGACGCTGCCGAGCACGCCCGCGGCACCGGCGAGCAGCGCCGGCCGGGGCAGCATCCGCAGGGTGTGGCCCGTGCCGAGCAGCAGGACCGCGATCACCACGACCGAGCTGATCCGGCTGACCGCGATCGGCCACAGCCCGGCGTCCGCCGGTACCCGCGCCATCGCCAGGAACTGCACGGCGAAGCCGATTCCCGCGATGACCGCGTCGAGGAACCCCGGCGGAATCCCCCGTTCCGCCGGTCCGGTGCGGGAAACCAGCCACACCGCGACGAGCGCGCAGACGACGCCCGCCCCGGCCGTCAGCGAGAACCGTTCGCCGAGCAGGACCACGCCCGCGAGCACCGGGATGGCGACCGCGCCGAGGTCGCTGATCGGTACCACCACGCTCATCGCGCCGCGTCCGATCGCGCGGTACAGGAAAGCGACGCCGACGCCGGTACCGATCCCGGAGAGCGCGCCCCAGCCGAGCCCGTCGCCGCTCCCGCCCGCGAAGAAGGCGACCGGGACGGCCACCGCGGTGCCGCCGAGCTGGGCGTGGAGCGAGACGGTCATGCCCGGTTTCGTTCGCGAGAGCAGGCCGTTCGCGAAATGCGTGATGCCGAAGCAGAGCGCGGAGGTCAGCGCGAGCAGTTCACCCACGGCGGCGGCACTCCTCCCCCACCGGACACCGCGCGCACACCTGCCGATCGCACAGGCGGCACAGCACGTACTCGGAGCTGCGGTGTTCGACGAGCCCGGCGAGCAGTACCTCCAGCGCGGGCGCGAACGCTTGCACCTGCTCGTCGGTCAGCGGTTCGAGCAAGTCCAGCAGGACGCGGCTGCGGGCTTCGAGCAGTTCTTCCGCCCGGGCGCGGCCGGTCGCGGTCAGCGTCAGGCGGACGCCCCTGCCACCGGGGTGGTGCCGCTCGACCAGCCCGGCGGCGAGCAGCGTGTCGAGCATGCGGGCGGCGGCGGGCTGGCTGAGGCCGATGCGCGCGCCGAGTTCGGTGACGCCGATGCCGGGTTCGACCAGCAGCGTGGACAACGCGGCCGCGCCGCTCGCGCTCACCCCGGCCGCGCGGGCCGCTTCGCCGCTGACGCGTTCGGCCACGGCCAGTGCGCCGGCGCCGAGCAGATTGGCCACGCGGGATCTATTCATAACTCATGCATAGGTCATGGTGAGCCGGCTCGCAACCCGGCGGCGTTGACTTAAACCTTCGTTCAACTTTTAGCGTTGGCGGTAGTTGGCCCGACGAAAGGAAATCCCATGTCGAAGACCGTGCTGGTGACCGGTGCCACCGGAAACGTCGGCGGTGCACTGCTGCCGCTGCTGCTCGCCGAGGGCGTGCGTGTCCGTGCGCTGGTGCGCAAGCCCGCTTCGCTGCCGGACGGGGTCGAGCAGGTCATCGGCGACCTGACCGACCCGGCGAGCATCGACACGACCGGCGTCGACGCCGTGTTCCTGGTGTGGCCGAGTTTCGACACCACGCTCGCGCCGGACGTGGTGTCACGGCTGGCCAAGCGGGTGGTCTACCTGTCGGCGGACGGCGTGCCGTTCCACGCCGAGGTGGAGCGGGCGATCGAGGCGGCGGTGCCGGAGTGGACCTTCCTGCGGCCGTCGGGGTTCGCGGCGAACGCCCGGATCTGGACGGACCAGATCCTCGCCGGTGATGTGGTGCGCTGGCCGTTCGCCGAGGCCAGGCGGTCGCTGATCCACGAGCACGACATCGCCGCGGTGGCCGCCCGCGCCCTGCTCGACGACGGGCACGCGGGGCAGGTGTACTCCTTCACCGGGCCGGAATCGATCACGCAGGCGGAACAGGTCCGGTTGATCGGGGAGGCGCTGGGCCGCCCGTTGCGCTTCGAAGAACTGCCGGTCGATGCCGCGCGGGAGAAACTGCTGGCTTCCGGCTGGGACCCGGCCTTCGCCGACGGTGCTTTGGAGGCCTGGGCTGAGATGGTCACCAATCCGGAACCGGTGAACCAGGAAGTCGAACGGATCACCGGGAAGGCGCCCTTGTCATTCCGCCAATGGGCCATCGACCGCGCGGACGCCTTCCGCGGATAAACGAGGGCACCGGGAGCGTGCCGAAGGCAACCGAACAGAGTGGGCGCAGCAGGATTCGAACCTGCGACCGCTCGGGTGTAAACCGAGTGCTCTCCCGCTGAGCTATGCGCCCGGTCGGCGGCACCCCGCCGCGAAGCACGGGGTGCCGCCGGAAGCCTGTGTCAGGCCAGTTCCGCCACGGCCTTCTTCCACGCGCCCTGGTCGCGCGCCTCGCCGGGCTGGTTGATCTCGGCGAACCGCACCACGCCGGTGCTGTCGATCAGGAAGGTACCGCGGTTGGCCAGGCCGGCCGCCTCGTTGAACACGCCATAGGTCTTGGCGACCTCACCGTGCGGCCAGAAGTCCGACAGCAGCGGGAACTGGTAACCCTGCTGCTCGGCCCAGGCCTTGAGGGAGAACGGGGTGTCCACGGACACGCCGATCACCTGCACGCCCTTGCCGTCGTACTCGGCGAACTCGTCCCGGATCTGGCACAGCTCACCCTGGCAGATCCCGCTGAACGCGAACGGGTAGAAGACCAGCAGCACCGGCTTCTCCCCCTGGAACGACGACAGCGTGACCGCCTGCTTGTTGTAGTCGTTGAGCGTGAAGTCCGGGGCCTTCGAACCGACCTCGACCGCCATACCAGCTTCCTCTCCCACTGCTCGACAAATACCGGCACCTGCCGCCGCAACCCTATCGTGCGAACGGCCGGGCCGGCGGGGGCACCGGCGGGGCTACTTGGACCGCGGTACCAGGCGGGTACCCGACCAGCCGGGGCCGACGCTGATGTTGGAGGTCTGCGACAGCCCCACCGCGGGCACCACCTCGGCGACCTCGCTGGGTTCGACGTGGCCGGGCTGACCGGTCTTCGGCGTCAGCACCCAGATCACCCCGTCATCGCTCAGCGGCTGCCTGACCTCGATCAACGTGTCGCCGAGGTCACCGTCGTCCTCGCGCCACCACAGCAGCACCACATCGATGACCTCCTGGGCGTCCTCGTCGAGGATCTCCCCGCCGATCTGCTCCTCGATCGCCGCACGAAGGTCGTCGTCGACGTCCTCGTCCCAGCCGATCTCCTGGACCACCATGTCCGGCTTGACCCCAAGCCTCTCGGCGACGCTGTTCTGCCCAGCGTCTCCCGCGGCGACCACGACTCAACTCCTCCAGCTAGCTTCTCGTCCGGCCGGTTCCGGCCGCACGTCCGACATGAATGGGGTTAGCGAACACTGGCGAGGCTGTCCGCGCAACCGTCCACACCGGATCTTCGCTCAACTCGTGCCCCAGCGTACGGCCGTCAAGCCCCCGCGCGGGGCCACCGTAGGGCGCCGCGCCCGCACGCGCTCGACCGGGCTGCCCTAGGGTGGGTAACAGTCGCGCGCGCGATACACCCGCAGGCCGGAGGCGCCGGGAACGGGTCCGCGGACGTTACCGCTCAGTAGCAGTGACGCGAGCAGCGCGAGCGACGACGATGGCACCAGCGGCGGAACCAAGACGCGCCGGCCATGGACTAGGCAACAGCGGAAACAAGTACGGCGAGGAGAACCCTTGGCCCCCCCAAGCAACGAGGCCGGGCGCGGCAACGCTTCCGGTCAGGAGGCCCCGGCGCGGGTCCGCGTCATTCGTGACGGTCTGGCCGCGCACCTGCCCGACATCGACCCGGAGGAGACCGCCGAATGGCTGGACTCCTTCGACGCGGCACTGGCCAGGGGCGGCCAGCAGCGCGCCCGGTACCTGATGCTCCGGGTGCTGGAGCGCGCTCGTGAGCGCAACATCGGCGTACCCCCGCTGACGGCCACGGACTACGTCAACACCATCCCCACCGAGAACGAGCCGTGGTTCCCCGGCGACGAGGAGCTCGAGCGGCGCTACCGGGCCTACATCCGGTGGAACGCGGCGATCATGGTGCACCGCGCGCAGCGGCCGGGGGTGGGTGTCGGCGGGCACATCTCCACCTACGCCTCCTCCGCCGCGCTCTACGAGGTGGGCTTCAACCACTTCTTCCGCGGCAAGGACCACTCCGGTGGCGGCGACCAGATCTTCATCCAGGGCCACGCCTCCCCCGGCATCTACGCGCGCGCGTTCCTCGAGGGCAGGCTGACCGAGCAGCAGCTCGACGGCTTCCGCCAGGAGTTCTCGCACGCCGGCGAGGGCGGCGGCCTGCCGTCGTACCCGCACCCGCGGCTGATGCCGGACTTCTGGGAGAACCCGACGGTGTCCATGGGCCTCGGCCCGATGAACGCGATCTACCAGGCCCGGTTCAACCGGTACCTGCGCGACCGCGGTATCAAGGACACCAGCGACCAGCACGTCTGGGCCTTCCTCGGCGACGGCGAGATGGACGAGCCGGAGTCGCGCGGGCTGATCCACGTGGCCGCGGGCGAGGGCCTGGACAACCTGACCTTCGTGATCAACTGCAACCTGCAGCGCCTGGACGGGCCGGTGCGCGGGAACGGCAAGATCATCCAGGAGCTGGAGTCGTACTTCCGCGGTGCCGGCTGGAACGTGATCAAGGTCATCTGGGGCCGCGAGTGGGACGGCCTGCTGCACGGCGACCGCGACGGCGCGCTGATCAACCTGATGAACACCACGCCCGACGGTGACTTCCAGACCTACAAGGCCAACGACGGCGCGTTCGTCCGCGAGCACTTCTTCGGCCGCGACCCGCGGACGAAGGAGCTGGTCAAGGACCTCTCCGACGCCGACATCTGGAACCTCAAGCGCGGTGGGCACGACTACCGCAAGGTCTACGCGGCGTACAAGGCCTCGCTGGAGCACCACGGCCAGCCGACGGTGATCCTGGCGCACACCATCAAGGGCTACGGCCTCGGCCCGGCGTTCGAGGGCCGCAACGCCACGCACCAGATGAAGAAGCTCACCCTGGACGACCTCAAGCTCTTCCGCGACTCGCAGCGCATCCCGATCAGCGACGAGGAGCTCGAGCGCGACCCGAAGCTGCCGCCGTACTACCACCCCGGCGAGGACTCGCCGGAGATCGAGTACCTGCTCAGCAGGCGGCGCACGCTCGGCGGCTTCCTTCCGGAGCGCCGCGGCGCCAAGGCGAAGGCGCTGGTGCTGCCCGGCGACAAGGTCTACGAGGGCATCCGCAAGGGCTCGGGCAAGCAGGAGGTGGCCACCACGATGGCCATCGTCCGGCTGATCCGCGAGCTGGCCAAGGACGGCGAGATCGGCAAGCGGATCGTGCCGATCATCCCGGACGAGGCCCGCACCTTCGGCCTCGACTCGATGTTCCCGACGGCCAAGATCTACAACCCGCACGGGCAGACCTACACCTCGGTCGACGCCAAGCTGATGCTGGCGTACAAGGAGTCCGAGCAGGGCCAGCTGCTGCACGAGGGCATCAACGAGGCGGGCTCGACGGCCTCGTTCACCGCGGTGGGCACCTCGTACGCCACGCACGGCGAGCCGATGATCCCGATCTACATCTTCTACTCGATGTTCGGGTTCCAGCGGACCGGCGACGGGCTGTACGCGGCGGCCGACCAGATGACCCGCGGGTTCGTGCTCGGCGCCACCGCCGGTCGCACCACGCTGACCGGTGAGGGCCTGCAGCACGCCGACGGGCACTCGCTGCTGCTCGCCTCGACGAACCCCGCCGTGGTCGCCTACGACCCGGCTTACTCGTTCGAGATCGCCCACATCGTCAAGGACGGGCTCCGCCGGATGTACGGCGAGGCCGGTCCGGACGGCAACGGCGAGAACATCTTCTACTACATCACCATCTACAACGAGCCGTACCAGCAGCCCGCCGAGCCGGAGAACCTCGATGTGGACGGGCTGCTCAAGGGCCTGTACAAGTACGCCGACGCGCCGTCGGGCGACGGTCCGGAGGCGCAGATCCTGGTCTCCGGCGTGACCATGCCGGACGCGCTCAAGGCGCAGGCCATGCTCGCCGAGGAGTGGGGCGTGCGGGCCGCGGTGTGGTCGGCCACCTCGTGGACCGAGCTGCGCCGCGAGGCGGTGGAGGCCGACCGGGACAACCTGCTCCACCCGGCCGACTCGCCGCGCGTGCCGTACGTCACGCGGGCGCTGCAGGACGCGACGGGCCCGGTGGTCGCGGTGTCCGACTGGATGCGGTCGGTGCCGGACCTGATCCGCCCGTGGGTCCCCGGCGACATGCTGACCCTGGGCACCGACGGGTTCGGTTTCTCCGACACCCGGCCCGCCGCCCGGCGCCACTTCCTGGTGGACGCCGAGTCGATCGTGGTCGGTGTGCTGACCGCGCTGGCCAAGCAGGGCAAGGTGGACAAGGCCAAGGCTGGCGAGGCGGCGCGCAAGTACCGCATCGACGACGTCACCGCGGCCGGTCCGCAGACCTCGGACTCTGGGAACGCCTGAGCGAAGGTGCTACAAAGGGCCCCGGCAGACATCTGATGTCTGCCGGGGCCCGTTTGCTCGAAAAGGGAGATGATCGCGTGACCAAGCGCCGCCTGCCCCGGCCCGCGGAACTCGCCGAGATCCTGCGCCCCAAGCCGTTCGTGCTGAACCCGACCGAGCGCAGGCTGGCGAACGCGCACACCATCGCCGACCTGCGGACCATCGCGCGCCGGCGGAGCCCGCGGGCGGTGTTCGACTACACCGACGGCGCGGCCGAGCTGGAGGACAGCCTGCTCCGCGCACGGCAGGCGTTCCGGCGGGTGGAGTTCCAGCCGCACGTGCTGCGTGACGTGTCCGAAGTGGACACTTCGAAGGAGATCCTCGGCCGGCGGTCGGCGATGCCGTTCGCCTTCGCGCCCACCGGGTTCACGCGGATGATGAACCACGAGGGCGAGCCAGCGGTGGCGCGCGTCGCCGAGCGGGCGGGCATCCCGTACGCGCTCTCGACCATGGGCACCACGTCGATCGAGGCGGTCGCCGAAGCGGCGCCGGACGCTCGGAAGTGGTTCCAGCTCTACGTCTGGCGCGACCGCGAGGCGGGCAAGGACCTGGTGCAGCGCGCCGGGGAGTGCGGGTACGACACGCTGCTGCTGACCGTGGACGTGCCGGTCGGCGGGGCGCGCATGCGCGACGTGCGCAACGGGCTGACCATCCCGCCCGCGCTCACCCTGAAGACCTTCGCCGACGGCGCCATGCACCCGGCGTGGTGGTTCAACCTGCTCACCACCGAGCCGCTCACCTTCGCCTCGCTGACCTCGTGGAACGGCACCGTCGCGGAACTGCTGAACACGCTGTTCGACCCGGCGCTGAACTTCGACGACCTGAGCTGGCTGCGCGAGCTGTGGCCGGGGAAGCTGGTGATCAAGGGCATCCAGAACCCGGCGGACGCGCGCGAGGTGATCAAGCTGGGCGCGGACGCGGTGATCGTGTCGAACCACGGCGGCCGCCAGCTCGACCGCGCGCCGACGCCGCTCGAGCTGCTGCCGCAGGTGCTGCAGGCGGTCGAGGGCAACGGCGAGGTGTGGCTGGACGGCGGTATCCTCTCCGGCGCGGACATCATCGCCGCCATCGCGAACGGCGCCGACGCCTGCCTGGTCGGGCGCGCGTACCTGTACGGGCTGATGGCCGGCGGGGAACGCGGGGTGCAGCGGGCCTACGAGATCCTGCGGACGGAGATCGTGCGCACCATGCGCCTGCTCGGTGTGCGCTCCCTGGACGAGCTGACCAGCAGCCACGCCCGAATCCGCTGACGCGCACCCCGCCGCCGCGGCCCGAGTGCGGTGAATGTGGCTTTCACAGCCGATTCCGCTGTGAAAGCCACATTCACCGCATCCGTCGGCGTGCCCGGGGGGGCTGATCGCCGGTCCGTCCGGTGGAACGCGGGGCTTGACGCGGACGGGAAAAGGTGACCAGGATCTCGGCCAGTTGGCGAAAGTCTGCTTTCACGATGCGGAATCCGTGCTGAACTCGTGGAAAGAGGTCCGAGGTGTTCGTCCAGGAACTCGCCCCGCTCGGCTCACTCGGCCTGTCCGCCCTCGTCGCCGCGCTCCCGCTGGCGACCGTGCTGGTGCTGCTCGGCGCGGTCCGGCTGAAGGCGCACCTGGCCGGCCTGATCGGGCTCGCGGTCGCCGCGCTGGTCGCGATCATCGTCTTCGGCATGCCGGTCGGCCAGACCGTCTCCGGCGCCGTGCAGGGCGCCGCGTTCGGCCTCTTCCCGATCCTCTGGATCGTGGTCAACGCGCTGTGGATCTACCGGCTGACCGTGCGCACCGGCCACTTCGACGTGCTGCGCCGCTCGTTCGGCCGGATCTCCGACGACCCCCGCATCCAGGCGCTGATCATCGCCTTCTGCTTCGGCGGGCTGATGGAGGCGCTCGCCGGGTTCGGCGCGCCGGTGGCCATCTCCACGGTGATGCTGGTGGCGCTCGGCTTCGCGCCGGTGAAGGCGGCGATCGTGGCGCTGGTGGCCAACACCGCCCCGGTCGCGTTCGGCGCGATGGGCACCCCGGTGGTCACCCTCGCCCAGGTCACCGGCCTGCCGCTGGAAAGCGTCTCGTCCATCGTCGGGCGCCAGACCCCGCTGCTCGCCGTCGTGGTGCCGCTGCTGCTGGTGCTGATCGTGGACGGCAAGCGCGGCCTGCGTGAGACCTGGGC
Proteins encoded:
- a CDS encoding NAD(P)H-binding protein; the protein is MSKTVLVTGATGNVGGALLPLLLAEGVRVRALVRKPASLPDGVEQVIGDLTDPASIDTTGVDAVFLVWPSFDTTLAPDVVSRLAKRVVYLSADGVPFHAEVERAIEAAVPEWTFLRPSGFAANARIWTDQILAGDVVRWPFAEARRSLIHEHDIAAVAARALLDDGHAGQVYSFTGPESITQAEQVRLIGEALGRPLRFEELPVDAAREKLLASGWDPAFADGALEAWAEMVTNPEPVNQEVERITGKAPLSFRQWAIDRADAFRG
- a CDS encoding TetR family transcriptional regulator; its protein translation is MNQPTGLRERKKHATHRTLAAAAVRLAAAHGLDHVTVEDIAGEAGVSPRTFFNYFASKEDAVLMPYPDTEERTRRSVERFLAMPAHLSALAALVTAIRPDIELVEADREEWLARMSVIEANPALVSRVMASQADSNRALVAAIAERTGQDAEKDLFPSLLFGAVANAMQVSVRRWHAVGGEEPLTEFIDQACAVLTAGLPDPGKH
- a CDS encoding DUF3052 domain-containing protein, which produces MVAAGDAGQNSVAERLGVKPDMVVQEIGWDEDVDDDLRAAIEEQIGGEILDEDAQEVIDVVLLWWREDDGDLGDTLIEVRQPLSDDGVIWVLTPKTGQPGHVEPSEVAEVVPAVGLSQTSNISVGPGWSGTRLVPRSK
- a CDS encoding MDR family MFS transporter, yielding MGRKQVLEAFSGLLMGMFVAILASTVVANALPKIVSELGGSQSSYTWVVTTELLAMTATVPLWGKLADLYNKKLLVQLSLALFVLGSLVAGFSQSIEVLIASRIAQGIGAGGLTALAPIILALIVSPRELGKYSGIFGAVFAVGTVAGPLIGGVLVDTSWLGWRWCFFLGVPLAIAAILLLQRTLNLPTVRKEVKIDYLGAALIMSGVSVLLVWTSLAGNQFDWWSGWTVAMVGGGLAILAAAVFVESKVPEPIVPLSLFRNRTVALTTTASFLVGMAMFAGTVFLSQYFQLSLGKTPTEAGLMSLPLIFGLLISSTVSGQLISRTGVWKRYVLTGGVLMVAGLLLLGTIGAGTSVLLLSVYMLVLGAGLGMLMQNLVLVAQNDVPAHELGTATSTLSFFRSLGGSIGVSALGAVLANRVTTLTAEGLGPMAAGAGSGEGGGHGSVPDLSTLPEPIAAVIRDAYGAATSEIFLIGAPIAVLAVLVTVFIKQIPLKTESGAQRLAAEDAVAH
- a CDS encoding histidine phosphatase family protein, which translates into the protein MRLIVMRHAKSAWPDGIADFDRPLAERGLRDAPAAGRWIRENGPAPEVVVCSPAVRARTTADLVTTELAAQPETRHDERLYGEPVETVVEVIRDLPAVETVLLVGHNPILEDLVALLTGVTVEMKTSTVAVLTGDRPWAEAGSGWAKLDTVTTPRGVSPA
- a CDS encoding peroxiredoxin, producing the protein MAVEVGSKAPDFTLNDYNKQAVTLSSFQGEKPVLLVFYPFAFSGICQGELCQIRDEFAEYDGKGVQVIGVSVDTPFSLKAWAEQQGYQFPLLSDFWPHGEVAKTYGVFNEAAGLANRGTFLIDSTGVVRFAEINQPGEARDQGAWKKAVAELA
- a CDS encoding EamA family transporter — its product is MGELLALTSALCFGITHFANGLLSRTKPGMTVSLHAQLGGTAVAVPVAFFAGGSGDGLGWGALSGIGTGVGVAFLYRAIGRGAMSVVVPISDLGAVAIPVLAGVVLLGERFSLTAGAGVVCALVAVWLVSRTGPAERGIPPGFLDAVIAGIGFAVQFLAMARVPADAGLWPIAVSRISSVVVIAVLLLGTGHTLRMLPRPALLAGAAGVLGSVALLLYWYATQQQLVAMATVLSALYPAIPVVLAMVFLGERVNRTQTAGLLGAVAAIALITLG
- a CDS encoding MarR family transcriptional regulator, which encodes MNRSRVANLLGAGALAVAERVSGEAARAAGVSASGAAALSTLLVEPGIGVTELGARIGLSQPAAARMLDTLLAAGLVERHHPGGRGVRLTLTATGRARAEELLEARSRVLLDLLEPLTDEQVQAFAPALEVLLAGLVEHRSSEYVLCRLCDRQVCARCPVGEECRRRG
- a CDS encoding alpha/beta fold hydrolase, with amino-acid sequence MTEQFSIETPAGSFDAIAAGPPDGRPVLLLHGFPEASLTWEHQVGALGAAGFRAVAPDQRGYSPGVRPEQASEYSIDDLVGDVLAMAEALGWRRFDLVGHDWGAAVAWWTADAHPDRLRTLSAVSTPHPAALAAAMKTDEDQHLRSAYMTEWRQTRVTERRMLDNNAEALRRMFEWKVPPSRVEEYVQRLSEPGALTAALNWYRAGRPGGKIGKISVPTLYVWSTEDVAFGSTAALDTENWVSAAYRFEMFEDVSHWVPEEAPEALATVLLEHLSAH